From Flavobacteriales bacterium, the proteins below share one genomic window:
- a CDS encoding LysR substrate-binding domain-containing protein: MASITQYQYIVAVDTYRHFATAADKCFVSQPTLSMQIKKLEQELEVVIFDRTKQPVLPTDVGKKIIEQARKILSEDKKIKELINFHNNEISGSLKIGIIPTLANTVIPRFLGTFKRKYPQVCLEIEELKTEQILERLNKDLIDVGILVTPLPNEEAITTIPVFYEDIKIYVNKTHDLFSKEQIKTTDLDTEDLWLLNTGNCFQSQVINLCAHRGTDNSHTGCEYKYQSSSFETLIKMIDREGGFTLLPELTVLDLEDSKLKHIKEFSDFTPLREVSIAVSRNFSKERLVSLLEECLKSVVSPVMHYRERGQIVEWK, encoded by the coding sequence ATGGCATCCATTACTCAATATCAGTATATCGTGGCGGTAGATACTTATCGTCATTTTGCTACGGCGGCAGACAAATGTTTCGTGAGTCAGCCCACTTTAAGTATGCAAATAAAAAAGCTAGAGCAGGAGTTAGAAGTGGTCATTTTTGATAGAACAAAACAGCCTGTTTTACCCACTGATGTCGGTAAAAAAATTATTGAGCAAGCCCGCAAAATTTTGAGTGAGGACAAGAAGATAAAAGAGCTCATAAATTTTCATAATAATGAAATTTCTGGGAGCCTAAAAATAGGAATTATACCTACTTTGGCAAATACGGTTATCCCTCGTTTTTTAGGAACATTTAAGAGGAAGTATCCGCAAGTTTGCCTAGAGATTGAGGAATTGAAAACAGAACAAATTTTAGAGCGTTTAAATAAGGATTTGATCGATGTAGGGATTCTCGTAACTCCATTGCCAAACGAAGAGGCAATAACAACTATTCCCGTGTTCTATGAGGATATCAAAATCTACGTAAATAAAACACATGATCTATTCTCAAAAGAACAAATTAAGACTACTGATCTTGATACAGAAGATTTATGGTTACTGAATACTGGGAACTGTTTTCAATCTCAAGTAATCAATCTTTGTGCGCATAGAGGAACCGATAATAGCCATACAGGTTGTGAATACAAATATCAAAGTAGTTCTTTTGAAACGCTCATAAAAATGATTGATAGGGAAGGAGGGTTTACATTGTTACCAGAATTAACCGTTTTAGATTTGGAGGATTCTAAACTGAAACATATAAAAGAATTTTCTGATTTTACTCCTTTGCGGGAAGTGAGTATTGCGGTATCAAGAAATTTTTCGAAGGAAAGATTGGTATCTTTATTGGAAGAATGTTTAAAATCGGTTGTCTCACCCGTGATGCATTATCGAGAAAGAGGTCAAATTGTAGAATGGAAATAA